One stretch of Anolis sagrei isolate rAnoSag1 chromosome 11, rAnoSag1.mat, whole genome shotgun sequence DNA includes these proteins:
- the DPH1 gene encoding 2-(3-amino-3-carboxypropyl)histidine synthase subunit 1 — protein MEVEAAQKERKAAPLRRRHVAHQIPVEILSDPDLQAAVGSLPPNYNFEVPKTVWRIRQSKAKRVALQMPEGLLMFACTLADILERFTGAEAIIMGDVTYGACCVDDFTAKALGADFLVHYGHSCLVPIDATRGLQMLYVFVDIQVDAGHFVDSIRFNFDPGSKLALVSTVQFLSALQAAARDLAPEYGVQIPQCKPLSPGEILGCTAPRLPSNTDAIVYLGDGRFHLESIMIANPSIPAYRYDPYSKVFSKEGFSHRRMAESRERAVRQASGAGTWGLILGSLGRQGSPAILQHLESVLESLGRPFLRVLLSEIFPQKLGLFPDVGAWVQVACPRLSIDWGEAFPKPLLTPYEAAVALQQIEWQETYPMDFYAAQSLGPWTVNHRSHHPQKAAKRAKEVHMAKNE, from the exons CCCCCCTCCGCCGCCGACATGTTGCCCACCAGATCCCTGTGGAGATCCTTTCGGACCCGGACCTGCAAGCAGCCGTGGGGTCTCTGCCCCCCAACTACAACTTCGAGGTTCCCAAAACCGTCTGGCGCATCCGGCAGAGCAAAGCCAAGCGAG TGGCCCTGCAGATGCCCGAAGGCCTCCTGAtgttcgcctgcactttggccgACATCCTTGAGAG ATTCACGGGCGCCGAGGCCATCATCATGGGGGACGTCACTTACGGGGCTTGTTGCGTGGACGACTTCACCGCCAAGGCCTTGGGGGCCGACTTCTTGGTCCATTACGGACACAGCTGCCTCG TCCCGATCGATGCCACGCGAGGCCTGCAGATGCTATACGTCTTTGTGGACATCCAGGTGGACGCGGGCCATTTCGTGGACTCCATCCGCTTCAACTTTGACCCCGGCTCCAAGCTGGCCCTGGTCAGCACCGTCCAGTTCCTCTCCGCCCTCCAG GCGGCCGCTCGGGACCTGGCTCCGGAATACGGCGTCCAAATCCCGCAATGCAAACCTCTGTCACCGGGGGAGATCCTGGGATGCACCGCCCCCCGGTTGCCTAGCAACACCGACGCCATTGT GTATTTGGGAGATGGCCGTTTCCACTTGGAGTCCATCATGATTGCAAACCCCAGCATCCCCGCTTACAG GTATGACCCGTACAGCAAGGTCTTCTCGAAGGAGGGCTTCTCCCACCGGCGCATGGCGGAGTCCCGGGAGAGGGCGGTGAGGCAGGCCTCCGGGGCCGGGACGTGGGGCCTGATCCTGGGCTCCTTGGGCCGGCAGGGCTCCCCCGCCATCCTCCAG CACCTGGAGTCAGTGCTGGAGTCCCTGGGGCGCCCCTTCCTGCGTGTGCTCCTCTCGGAGATCTTCCCCCAGAAGCTGGGCCTCTTCCCGGATGTCGGAGC GTGGGTCCAGGTTGCCTGCCCTCGGCTCTCCATCGATTGGGGGGAGGCCTTCCCCAAGCCCCTCCTCACCCCCTACGAG GCAGCTGTGGCGCTGCAGCAAATTGAATGGCAAGAGACATATCCCATGGACTTCTATGCGGCTCAGTCACTCGGCCCTTGGACCGTCAACCACCGCTCCCATCATCCACAGAAGGCGGCCAAAAGGGCCAAAGAG